The window ATTATACACGAGGGAGGGGGAAACTCAAAGAAAGGGAGGGCGCAAAATGCAGGGGGAAGCAAAGCGCACAGGCGGGCGGTTGCGCCGGCCTGTGCGCCGACCAGGGAGGTGACCGATTGGTGGCTGTCTTTCAGGAATTTTGGCGGTGCAGTTCCAGCGTCCGGGACAGCAGTTCCTCGTATTCGCTGTCGCCGGCCTCCGCCTGTTCTTTTCGCTTGCGGGCTTTGCGCTCCCTCTGCTGTTGGCGCTCCAGCGCTTCCCGCAGTGCCAGCTCCATGATGGTGGGGATGTGTTCCTCTTCCTGCTGTGCCGGGGAGGGCTCCGCCGCCGCGGGTTCCGGGGCCGGCTCCGGTTCGGCCGGCTCCTCCGGCTTCATGGTCAGGTCAATGCGCCGCCGGCGCTTGTCCACCGCCAGGATGCGGGCCTCGATGGTGTCACCCGGCTTGACGACCTGGCCGGGGTTCTTGACGTACTCGGTGCCCATTTCCTTGACGTGGAGCATGGCCTCGCGCTCGGCCCCGATATCCACAAAGGCGCCGTATGGGGCCAGGCGGGTTACCGTACCCTTGACGACCATGCCGGCGTTCAGATCGCGTATCTTTTTGCGGTTGGGGTCCACCAGGGTCAGGCTGATGCGGTTCTTTTTGAGGTTGACCTCTTTGACCCAGGCCACAACCTGCTGGCCTTCCTGCACCACGTCGGAGACCTTTTCCACCGGGCCGAGGCTCAATTCGGTGATGTGAATCATGCCGTCGCGCCCGATGCCGATATCCACAAACGCACCGAATTCGGTGATTTTTGTGACAGTGCCTTCCACGCGCTGGCCGCGAGAGAGTTGTTCAGCCAGGGCGCCAGGTTTTTGCAAAGGTGGTACGCCAGCCCGACGTCCTTCCACGGTTCCGCTCCTTGACACTCCTTGTTCTCCATGGAACAAGGTGTTCGTTACACGCCGGGGTATTATAGCGAAGTTGGCGGGTTTGTCAATGAATGAGGCGTCGGAAATTCCCACGCGGCCTCTGCTAGCGACTGCGCCGGCGAATGCCGTGCTCCCACAGCACGCATAGGGCAAAACGGGGCAGGGCCAGCATGCGCCGCCAGCGCCGCGGCTCTTGGATCAGGCGGTAGAGCCATTCCAGGCCGGCGCGCTGCATCCAGGTCGGCGCCCGCCGCGCCTTGCCGGCCAGGAAGTCGAAGGTGCCGCCGACTCCCATGGCGACCGGCACCCCCAGCCGGGCCAGATTGCGGGCGATCCAAAGGTCCTGCTGGGGCGCGCCGTAGGCCACGAATAGGAAATGAGGGGCGGCGGCCCGGACCATCTCGACGATGGGATCCTCTTCCACCGGCGCCGGCGAGCCGGCATAGGTGCCGGCGATCTGCAGGCCGGGATTGGCGCGCTGGAGCACAGCCGCCGCCTGTTCCGCGACGCCAGGCGCGGCTCCCAGGAGGAACAAGCTCCATCCCCGGCGGGCGGCCAGCCGGGCGACGGCCTGCACGGTATCCACGCCGGTGACGCGCTCGGTGAGGGGGTATCCCATCAGCCGGCAGGCCCATACCACGCCGATGCCGTCCGGCAGGGCCAGGTGGGCGGCGTTCAGGACCCGGTAGAACTCGGCGTTCTTCTGGGCAGCCATGATGAACTCGGGGTTGACGGTGACGACGTGATGCGGCCGGCCGTCCTCCACGAATTCTTCCAGCCGGCGGATCGTCTCCTCCGGGGTCACCAGATGGACCGGCACTCCCAGCAGGCGAACAGCGGGCGGGAAACTAGAGGTCATGCTTCCTCCGGGTGAGGTGGAAGGATCGTTTCGACAGCCCGCAGGACGTCCTCCACCTGGATGGCGTGCATGCATTCCATAGAGGGACAGCCCTCGCGCCGGCCAATGGCATAGCCCACGTAGGCGCAGGGCTGGCAGGGGAGGCCGGCCTGCAGGACGATGGCGCGGCTCCGGCCAGCGGTCCAGGGGCCCCAGGCATCCGCGTTGGTAGGGCCGAAGAGCGCGATCACCGGGGCGCCGGCGGCCACTGCCAGGTGCATTACCCCGGAATCGGCTCCCACGAAGAGGGCGGCGCGGCGAAGCACAGCGGCGAGCTGGGGCAGGGAGGTCTGGCCGGCCAGGTTCAGCGCGGTGTCCGGGCACTGACGCACCAGCTCTTCCACGTTGTCGCCGGCAGTCCCCACCAGCACGAGGCCGAGGTCATGCCGGCGCGCCAGCTCACGCGCCAGTTGGGCAAAGCGCTCCACCGGCCAGCGCCGGGCCAGGCTGTATCCGCCGGAGCCCGGATGGATGACGGCGAAGGGCCGGCGTCCGCTGGTACGCTCCCAACGCGCCAGCGTCAGCTCCGCCCATTCCTCTGCATCGGGCGCGCTGGGTGCCGCCAGGGAGATATCGTCGGTCCGGGCGCCCAGAGTGTTGACCACCTGGAGCCAGTACTGCACTTCGTGCAGGGCGCCGAAGCCGGCATCAGGCGTGCGGTGGGTGAGGAACCAGCCGTGCCCGTTGTCCAGGCCGGCGCGGATGCGGGCGCCGGCGGCAAGGGCCAGCGCGGCGTATTTCAGCCGGCCAAAAGGCAGGGTCAGGTGGTGCAGGATGACCACCGCGTCGTAGCGGCGCCGGCGGAGGGCCAGGGCAAGGCTCACCGCCGCGCGCAGAGAGGCCGGCCGCAGTGCATCCGCCGGCCGGTCGAACTGAAACTTATCAAAGCGGATGATGTCGTCCACCAGCCCGGTGCCGGTCAGCGCCGGCGCGGAGTGCGGGGTCACCAGGATATCCAACCGTGCCTGCGGGTGGGTTTGCCGCAGGGCGCGCAGGGCCGGCGTGCTGGTGATGACGTCGCCGATATCGGCCAGCTTGACGACCAGGATGGCCCGCAGGGGCAGAACGGGCGGTTGAGGGCGCGCTGGAGTGGTCATGCCGGCTCCGCTCCCATCTCCTCGAACAGCTCCAGGAACTGGCGCGCCGTATTTTGCCAGGAAAAGCGCTGGACCTGGCGGTAGCCGGCCTCTACCATGCGCCGGCGCAGTCCCTCGTCCTGCAGGACCCGGAGGAGGGCGCCGGCGATGTCGTCCACATTCAGTGGATCCACCAGCAGAGCGGCGCCGCCGGCCACCTCGGGCAGGGAGGAGGAGTTGGAACAGATGACGGGCGTTCCGCAGGCCATGGCCTCCAGCACCGGAAAGCCGAACCCTTCGTAGAGCGAAGGGAAGGCAAAGGCCAGCGCGCCGCTGAGCAGGGCCGGCAGTTCCTCATCGGGCACATAGCCCACGAGGTGGACGAGGTTCTCCAGGCCGTTCCGCTGGACCGCGCTCACGATGTCCTGCGTCATCCAACCCATTTTGCCGCCCAAGACAAGGTGTGGGGGTTCCGTGCCGGCTGGCCACTGCCGGCGCACAGCGGCATAGGCCTCGATAAGGCGCACCAGGTTTTTGCGCGGCTGAATGGTGCCGACATATAGGATGTACTGCTCCGGAACCCCCAGCCGCTCGCGCGCAGAACGAATGCGAGCGGGGTCCTCCACCCGCTGGATCCAGGCGGTATGGCCGGGGTAGATGACGCGGATTTTGTGCGCCGGTGTGCCGTAAAAGCGCATCAGATCGGCGCGCGTCGCTTCCGAGTCCGCTACCACGCGCATGGCCTGGTGAGCGTTCCAGCGGGTGCCCAGCTCCAGGTACAGGCGGGAGGCCGGCGGATGGGCCTCGGGGAAATACCGATAGCCGAGGTCGTGGATGGTGACCGCACTGCGGCGTGGGTGGATGATCGGGAGGACGTGCGCCGGCACGAACAGGATATCCGGCGGGTGTGCGGCCATCTCCCACGAAAGCCGGATGTGGGTCCACAGTCGGGGGAATGGGATAATGCGCACCTCGGCAGAGCCTGTCCAGGAGTAGAGGGAAGGGGAGGGCAGGTCCCGGAAATAGAGCCGCCAGCGGTGCGGGCTGTCCGCATCCAGCAGGGCGCGGATGATCTCCAGGGAGTAGCGCTCGGTGCCGGTGAGCTGGGTGACGGTGACGCGGCTGGCGTCAATGCCGATTAACATAATCTACATCTCCGACCGGGGGGATCAGCGCCGGCTGGCTTCCATCTGGCGGATCTTCTCCACGCGTCGGGCGTGCCGGCCGCCCTCGAATTCCGTGCTCAGCCAGACGTCCACGATGTCCAGCGCCAACCCGGGCCCCACGACCCGACCGCCGAGACAGAGGA of the Anaerolineae bacterium genome contains:
- a CDS encoding glycosyltransferase family 9 protein gives rise to the protein MTTPARPQPPVLPLRAILVVKLADIGDVITSTPALRALRQTHPQARLDILVTPHSAPALTGTGLVDDIIRFDKFQFDRPADALRPASLRAAVSLALALRRRRYDAVVILHHLTLPFGRLKYAALALAAGARIRAGLDNGHGWFLTHRTPDAGFGALHEVQYWLQVVNTLGARTDDISLAAPSAPDAEEWAELTLARWERTSGRRPFAVIHPGSGGYSLARRWPVERFAQLARELARRHDLGLVLVGTAGDNVEELVRQCPDTALNLAGQTSLPQLAAVLRRAALFVGADSGVMHLAVAAGAPVIALFGPTNADAWGPWTAGRSRAIVLQAGLPCQPCAYVGYAIGRREGCPSMECMHAIQVEDVLRAVETILPPHPEEA
- a CDS encoding 30S ribosomal protein S1, coding for MEGTVTKITEFGAFVDIGIGRDGMIHITELSLGPVEKVSDVVQEGQQVVAWVKEVNLKKNRISLTLVDPNRKKIRDLNAGMVVKGTVTRLAPYGAFVDIGAEREAMLHVKEMGTEYVKNPGQVVKPGDTIEARILAVDKRRRRIDLTMKPEEPAEPEPAPEPAAAEPSPAQQEEEHIPTIMELALREALERQQQRERKARKRKEQAEAGDSEYEELLSRTLELHRQNS
- a CDS encoding WecB/TagA/CpsF family glycosyltransferase encodes the protein MTSSFPPAVRLLGVPVHLVTPEETIRRLEEFVEDGRPHHVVTVNPEFIMAAQKNAEFYRVLNAAHLALPDGIGVVWACRLMGYPLTERVTGVDTVQAVARLAARRGWSLFLLGAAPGVAEQAAAVLQRANPGLQIAGTYAGSPAPVEEDPIVEMVRAAAPHFLFVAYGAPQQDLWIARNLARLGVPVAMGVGGTFDFLAGKARRAPTWMQRAGLEWLYRLIQEPRRWRRMLALPRFALCVLWEHGIRRRSR
- a CDS encoding glycosyltransferase family 4 protein; this encodes MLIGIDASRVTVTQLTGTERYSLEIIRALLDADSPHRWRLYFRDLPSPSLYSWTGSAEVRIIPFPRLWTHIRLSWEMAAHPPDILFVPAHVLPIIHPRRSAVTIHDLGYRYFPEAHPPASRLYLELGTRWNAHQAMRVVADSEATRADLMRFYGTPAHKIRVIYPGHTAWIQRVEDPARIRSARERLGVPEQYILYVGTIQPRKNLVRLIEAYAAVRRQWPAGTEPPHLVLGGKMGWMTQDIVSAVQRNGLENLVHLVGYVPDEELPALLSGALAFAFPSLYEGFGFPVLEAMACGTPVICSNSSSLPEVAGGAALLVDPLNVDDIAGALLRVLQDEGLRRRMVEAGYRQVQRFSWQNTARQFLELFEEMGAEPA